Proteins encoded in a region of the Desulforegula conservatrix Mb1Pa genome:
- a CDS encoding ATP-binding protein, whose protein sequence is DRYERGSVMLTSNLPFSKWEQIFKDPMTTAAAIDRLVHHSIILELNLPSYRLEKSKQKINEEKSEENAP, encoded by the coding sequence CAGATCGATACGAACGTGGATCTGTCATGCTCACAAGTAATCTTCCCTTTTCCAAATGGGAGCAGATTTTCAAGGATCCCATGACTACCGCCGCTGCCATTGACAGACTTGTACATCATAGCATCATTCTTGAACTTAACTTGCCAAGCTACAGGCTGGAAAAGTCAAAACAGAAAATTAACGAGGAAAAAAGTGAGGAAAATGCGCCTTAA
- a CDS encoding DUF6916 family protein: MLAKLKASDFTGHENSNFEASADDGKIYCFRLKEVVMKKSISGHQFENMNREPFSLFFQGPEGVRFSQGTIGLRHTLFGSEEVPVFVVAVGTDQANPLCLTYQAVFN; this comes from the coding sequence ATGCTGGCTAAATTAAAAGCATCAGATTTTACGGGCCACGAAAATTCAAATTTCGAGGCCAGCGCAGATGACGGCAAGATTTATTGTTTCCGGCTGAAAGAAGTGGTCATGAAAAAAAGTATAAGCGGTCATCAGTTTGAGAATATGAATCGAGAGCCGTTTTCTCTTTTTTTTCAGGGGCCTGAGGGTGTAAGATTTTCCCAGGGAACCATAGGCCTGAGGCATACCCTTTTTGGCAGCGAAGAAGTGCCTGTTTTTGTGGTTGCTGTCGGAACGGATCAGGCAAACCCTTTATGCCTGACTTATCAGGCTGTTTTTAATTGA
- a CDS encoding phage tail protein, which translates to MSDPFVGEIRLWATQYAPLYWAYCDGQILPVDQYSTLYAVIGQIYGGSGSTSFALPDLRGLAPVHRGVDMPEIGQKIGAEEYLINESQMPPHSHHLMAVSADASGSAPEAKMLAKTQNSIPDMYITSPPDSILNSTIIGATGGNDYHYNIQPSLGLAFCIALEGVYPSRS; encoded by the coding sequence ATGTCAGATCCTTTTGTCGGAGAAATCCGTTTATGGGCCACGCAATATGCTCCGCTCTACTGGGCTTACTGCGATGGTCAGATCCTTCCGGTAGATCAGTATTCTACTCTGTATGCCGTTATTGGGCAAATATACGGAGGAAGCGGTTCAACAAGTTTTGCGTTGCCAGATTTGAGAGGCCTGGCACCTGTACATCGTGGAGTGGATATGCCGGAGATAGGCCAAAAAATAGGTGCAGAGGAATATCTTATAAACGAATCTCAAATGCCGCCTCATTCCCATCACTTGATGGCGGTATCGGCTGATGCGTCAGGCTCTGCACCTGAAGCAAAAATGCTTGCAAAAACGCAGAATTCAATCCCTGATATGTACATCACGAGTCCTCCTGACAGCATTTTGAATAGCACTATTATAGGTGCAACAGGCGGAAACGATTACCATTACAATATTCAGCCGTCACTCGGACTTGCTTTTTGCATAGCCCTTGAAGGCGTTTACCCATCCAGGTCATAA